A window of Cryptomeria japonica chromosome 3, Sugi_1.0, whole genome shotgun sequence contains these coding sequences:
- the LOC131874088 gene encoding uncharacterized protein LOC131874088 produces the protein MSEAPDKRRLVKRSLAKLESEMILLQETKFNGHKVVELIKFCNKWEGIFQDARGSTGGLGILWNSKVFEVIPLESNEFWMACNIIYKPRGFGFPLFNIYGSIKIDEKLRVWSKIYEQLQLLEMHKVILAGDFNAILDIDDEEGGLRKSTRVMEDFKEFILNCQVVDVILKNGKFTWTNRRLNFSKISERLDLFFVGEWWINGSFSIDTKIIPQAGSDHLLVTLSINHEAHKNRNYFKFQSMWWRDTKFIDLLKTWWLESNSFSSSPSFYFIKRIQYIKNNIKLWNKSSFKNIFSEKIRIEEELEEINNQVMLIGMVREDYLKEKFLKEHGGILRSIEAELEHEALDHFAKLLGSFCQVGDMSDNRLPKLMHKMVSVEEAKLLCEPFSLEEVKRATFELHPHKPPGQDSMIAEFYQKCWDFLGYGIWLVVEEFREKGKFLREMNNTVIALIPKK, from the exons ATGTCAGAGGCCCCTGACAAAAGACGCTTGGTCAAAAGATCTTTGGCCAAGCTAGAGTCTGAAATGATCTTACTTCAGGAAACCAAATTTAATGGTCATAAGGTGGTCGAACTCATAAAATTTTGCAATAAGTGGGAAGGAATATTTCAAGACGCCAGAGGATCTACTGGAGGACTTGGAATTCTATGGAACTCAAAGGTTTTCGAGGTAATCCCATTAGAGTCCAACGAGTTTTGGATGGCATGCAACATTATATACAAACCAAGAGGTTTTGGATTTCCCCTATTTAATATATATGGGTCGATTAAGATAGATGAAAAGCTAAGAGTATGGTCAAAGATATATGAGCAATTGCAGCTTTTAGAAATGCATAAGGTAATTTTGGCTGGGGACTTCAATGCAATTTTAGATATTGACGATGAGGAAGGTGGGCTGAGGAAGAGCACTAGAGTAATGGAAGACTTCAAAGAGTTCATTTTGAACTGTCAAGTGGTGGATGTTATTCTGAAGAATGGTAAGTTCACATGGACCAATAGAAGGCTTAACTTTTCTAAAATTTCTGAAAGATTAGATCTCTTTTTTGTGGGGGAATGGTGGATTAATGGTAGCTTCTCCATTGACACTAAAATCATCCCGCAAGCTGGATCGGATCATCTCCTGGTTACTTTGTCAATTAACCATGAGGCGCATAAGAACAGAAATTACTTCAAATTTCAAAGTATGTGGTGGAGGGACACTAAATTCATTGATCTACTCAAAACATGGTGGCTGGAAAGTAATTCTTTTTCAAGCTCCCCTAGCTTCTATTTTATAAAGAGAATTCAATATATCAAAAACAACATTAAACTCTGGAACAAATCCTCATTCAAGAATATATTCTCTGAAAAAATTAGAATTGAGGAAGAATTGGAAGAAATCAATAATCAAGTCATGCTAATTGGGATGGTCAGGGAAGACTACTTAAAGGAAAAATTCCTCAAGGAACA TGGAGGCATTTTGAGAAGTATTGAGGCTGAGCTAGAGCATGAGGCACTCGACCATTTTGCTAAATTATTGGGCAGTTTCTGTCAGGTAGGAGATATGTCGGATAATAGGCTCCCTAAACTTATGCACAAGATGGTAAGTGTGGAGGAGGCTAAACTGCTCTGTGAACCATTCTCCCTAGAAGAAGTCAAAAGGGCCACTTTTGAACTCCATCCCCACAAGCCACCAGGCCAGGACAGTATGATAGCAGAGTTTTATCAGAAGTGTTGGGACTTTTTGGGATATGGTATATGGTTGGTAGTAGAAGAATTCAGGGAAAAAGGGAAGTTTTTAAGAGAGATGAACAATACAGTCATTGCATTAATTCCCAAAAAATAG